TGTGGCGCACCTCGCCAGGCGTTTCAGGTTCTCGGACACGCATTCGGCGATGTCCTTCAGGTGGAGCGGCGTGTCCCGCAGCACCACCACCGGAAGCTTTTCCGCGACCAGGCTGCTCCACGTCTTCCGCAACTCGCGGGCCATCGCGGACTGGCTCCTCGACTCCGGCTCGCCCCTGACCGGATACACGGAGTGAGTGGTGATCAGGATGTCGGGGCGGTCCGCGCCGAGCAGTTCCGCCCGTACCCTCCTGTTCCACTCGGTGCACGACGCGTAGGGCCGGTCGTCCAGGGAGATCTCGGCCGTCAGGAAGGGGCAGCCGGACTTGGTGTAGGTGGCGAGGCGCCAGCCGTTCGTCTCCGCCGCTCCCCGCAGGGCAGGAATCCAGTGGTCCGCATGGGAGTCGCCGACGAGCGCGACCCTGGTCGTCGAATCCGGTTTCCCGTGGACGCAGGCCTTCGGGCTCGAGGAAACCACGTCCACATGGCAGCTCGCGTTCTGGAGCGACGCGTCTTGTTTCGCCGCCAGCGGGGCTGGAGTGATCGAGGCGACCCGGTCGACGGGCACCCCGGCGCGGCTGGTGCGGGGGGAGGAGCCGAGAGCCATGGCGCCCGGCGCAGGCGGCGGTGCCGCCTGGGTGGTGGCTCCGGGCACCTGGCCCATGATGACGGAGGTGGAGGCCGGGCCCGCCGTTGACGGGATGGCCAGATGGAACAGCAGGCCGGCCAGCGCGGCGGCACAGGTGCAGACGGCACCGACGCGCAGGGCCGCGGGTGGCCGTGCGGCGAGAGTCGGCGACCGACGGACCGGATTCTCGATGAAGTGGTAGGTGAGCGCGGCGGGGATCGCCGAGACGGCCACCACCGCGAGCGCGGCAACGACGCCGAGCTCACCGAAGTGCGCCTGCGCGGCGATCAGCAGCGGCCAGTGCCACAGATACAGCGAGTACGAGATCCCACCGACATAGAGCAGCGGTTGCCGGCCCAGCAGGAGTGCGGGCCCGGCGCGGCCGGCCGCCGGGCCGAAGGCGATCACCGCGGCCGTGCCGAGGGTGGGGCCGAGCGCGGCGTACCCCGGGAAGCCGGCCTCCGTGCGAATCAGCACGGCCGACGCGCCGACGGCGATCAGTCCGGCCCAGGCCAGGGGAACGGCCACCAGGCGCGGAGACCGGCTCAGCCAGGTCGCCGTGACGGCGATGGCACCGCCGAGGGCCAA
The nucleotide sequence above comes from Micromonospora sp. NBC_00389. Encoded proteins:
- a CDS encoding acyltransferase family protein; this encodes MRAVAVLLVLLGHAGIHHLPGGFVGVDVFFVISGFLITGLLLTELDQRGRLSLVDFYARRAKRLLPAAATVLVATLVLTYYFLPRGRWSTTAWDVIASACYAMNWRMAGQSLDYVAATDAPSIAQHFWSLAVEEQFYLVWPLLLIALGFAARRRARGRHGLYLFGLALIAVPSFAWALRVSPTGPSAYYVTTTRMWELALGGAIAVTATWLSRSPRLVAVPLAWAGLIAVGASAVLIRTEAGFPGYAALGPTLGTAAVIAFGPAAGRAGPALLLGRQPLLYVGGISYSLYLWHWPLLIAAQAHFGELGVVAALAVVAVSAIPAALTYHFIENPVRRSPTLAARPPAALRVGAVCTCAAALAGLLFHLAIPSTAGPASTSVIMGQVPGATTQAAPPPAPGAMALGSSPRTSRAGVPVDRVASITPAPLAAKQDASLQNASCHVDVVSSSPKACVHGKPDSTTRVALVGDSHADHWIPALRGAAETNGWRLATYTKSGCPFLTAEISLDDRPYASCTEWNRRVRAELLGADRPDILITTHSVYPVRGEPESRSQSAMARELRKTWSSLVAEKLPVVVLRDTPLHLKDIAECVSENLKRLARCATPRADALRLGGGPAQEVAAKGLTGVRLVDLNDWICPANRCAPVIGGVLVWRDAHHLTATYSATLAPRLGTALKPAIAEL